One Calonectris borealis chromosome 15, bCalBor7.hap1.2, whole genome shotgun sequence DNA segment encodes these proteins:
- the PCDH1 gene encoding protocadherin-1 isoform X2 — protein MQTPLDQRARGRHGAQRRPHPTPLQRRMKPLASCLGLWLLFQLPALVCGTRVVYKVQEEQPPNTLIGSLASDYGFPDVGHLYKLEVGAPYLRVDGKTGDIYTTETSIDRESLRDCQHLLPGKPCFLEFEVSITDLILNSSPRLLEGQIEVLDINDNTPNFASPVLTLSIPENTNIGALFPIPLAMDRDSGPNGVASYELTAGPEAQELFGLQVAEDQDEKQPQLIVMGNLDREQWDSYDLTIKVQDGGNPPRASSALLRITILDMNDNAPKFEKALYEAELSENSPVGHSVLQVKANDSDQGANAEIDYSFHQASDMVRRLLRLDRATGLITVQGPIDREDVNILKFSVMAKDKGANPKSARTQVVVTIKDMNDNAPSIEIRGIGLVTHQDGMANISEDVPVETAVALVQVSDRDEGENAVVTCVVAGDVPFQLRQASETGSDSKKKYFLQTTTPLDYESVKDYTIEIVAVDSGNPPLSSTNSLKVQVLDVNDNAPVFSQSFTEVAFPENNEPDDLVMEVSASDADSGSNAKLVYSLVTDPSSKGSFTIDPDSGEIRVKAVLDREQRERYEFLVVAADKGSPSLKGTASVAINVMDRNDNDPKFMLSGYNFSVMENMPPLSPVGMVTVIDADKGENARIQLSVEQDNGDFVIQNGTGTILSSISFDREQQSTYTFRLKAVDGGDPPRSAYVGVTINVLDENDNAPFITSPSNATYKHILPHTSPGQQVSKVKAEDIDSGVNAELTYSITGGNPFELFQISPHSGDITLEKEILRKHHGLHRLVVRVNDKGKPSRHGTALVHFYVNETLANRTLLDTLVGHSLDTPLDIDIAGDPEYERSKQRSNILFGVIAGIVAVTLVIVLVVLVRYCRQREAKSGYQAGKKETKDLYAPKQASKSGKSKSKVKKSKSPKPPKPTEDEEETGLQKSLKFNLMNDSVSDSPRIHLPLNYPPGSPDLGRHYRSNSPLPSIQLQPQSPSASKKHQVVQDLPATNTFVGTGDNNSTGSEQYSDYSYRTNPQKYTNKQLPHRRVTFSAASQAQDLQDPSQHSYYDSGLEESETPSSKSSSGPRIGPLALPEDHYERTTPDGSIGEMEHPENESPERSRL, from the exons ATGCAGACGCCGCTGGATCAGCGCGCAAGGGGCCGGCACGGAGCGCAGCGCCGTCCGCATCCAA CTCCCCTGCAGCGCAGGATGAAACCGCTGGCATCCTGCCTGGGCCTGTGGCTCCTcttccagctccctgccctggtCTGTGGGACGCGTGTGGTCTACAAAGTGCAGGAGGAACAACCCCCTAACACCCTCATAGGGAGCCTGGCCTCTGACTACGGCTTCCCGGACGTGGGGCACCTCTACAAGCTGGAAGTGGGGGCCCCGTACCTACGTGTAGATGGCAAGACTGGGGACATCTACACCACAGAGACCTCCATTGACCGGGAGAGCTTGCGTGACTGCCAGCACCTCCTGCCCGGGAAGCCCTGCTTCCTGGAGTTTGAAGTGTCCATCACTGACCTGATCCTGAACAGCAGCCCACGCCTACTGGAGGGACAGATAGAGGTGCTCGATATCAATGACAACACCCCCAACTTTGCCTCGCCCGTTCTCACCCTCTCCATCCCCGAAAACACCAACATCGGGGCgctcttccccatccccctggcCATGGACCGGGACTCAGGCCCCAACGGCGTTGCCTCCTATGAGCTGACGGCTGGACCGGAGGCGCAGGAGCTCTTTGGACTGCAGGTCGCGGAGGATCAGGATGAGAAGCAGCCTCAGCTGATCGTCATGGGGAACCTGGACCGGGAGCAGTGGGACTCCTACGATCTGACCATCAAGGTGCAGGACGGAGGCAACCCGCCACGGGCGAGCAGCGCCCTGCTTCGCATCACCATCCTGGAcatgaacgacaacgcgcccaaGTTCGAGAAGGCCCTGTACGAGGCAGAGCTCTCCGAAAACAGCCCTGTGGGGCACTCTGTCCTCCAG GTGAAAGCCAATGACTCGGACCAGGGCGCCAACGCCGAAATCGACTACTCCTTCCACCAAGCCTCGGACATGGTGCGCCGGCTGCTGCGCCTGGACCGCGCCACGGGGCTCATCACCGTGCAGGGGCCCATCGACCGCGAGGACGTCAACATCCTCAAGTTCTCTGTCATGGCCAAGGACAAGGGGGCCAACCCCAAGAGCGCCCGCACCCAGGTGGTGGTCACCATCAAGGAcatgaacgacaacgcgccctcCATAGAGATACGGGGCATTGGGCTCGTGACTCACCAGGATGGCATGGCGAACATCTCGGAGGACGTGCCAGTAGAGACAGCAGTGGCTCTGGTGCAGGTGTCCGACCGAGATGAGGGTGAAAACGCCGTGGTGACCTGCGTGGTCGCTGGTGACGTCCCATTCCAGCTGCGGCAGGCTAGTGAAACAGGGAGCGACAGCAAGAAGAAATACTTCCTGCAGACCACCACGCCGCTGGACTACGAGTCGGTGAAGGATTACACGATTGAGATTGTGGCGGTGGACTCAGGGAACCCGCCCCTCTCCAGCACCAACTCTTTGAAGGTGCAGGTGTTGGACGTGAATGACAATGCACCCGTCTTCAGCCAGAGCTTCACCGAGGTGGCCTTCCCCGAGAACAACGAGCCCGATGACCTGGTGATGGAGGTGAGTGCCAGCGATGCTGACAGCGGCTCCAACGCCAAGCTGGTTTACTCCCTGGTGACGGACCCCTCCTCCAAGGGCTCCTTCACCATTGACCCCGACTCTGGGGAGATCCGGGTGAAGGCGGTGCTGGACCGAGAGCAGCGGGAGCGCTACGAGTTCTTGGTGGTAGCGGCAGAcaagggcagccccagcctcaaGGGCACAGCATCTGTGGCCATCAACGTCATGGACAGGAATGATAACGACCCCAAGTTCATGCTGAGCGGCTACAACTTCTCAGTGATGGAGAACATGCCGCCCCTCAGCCCTGTGGGCATGGTGACGGTGATCGATGCTGACAAAGGAGAAAATGCCCGCATCCAGCTGTCGGTGGAGCAAGACAATGGGGATTTTGTCATCCAGAATGGCACTGGCACCATCCTCTCCAGCATCTCTTTTGACCGGGAGCAGCAGAGCACGTACACGTTCCGACTCAAGGCAGTAGATGGTGGGGATCCTCCCAGGTCTGCCTATGTGGGGGTGACCATCAACGTTTTGGATGAGAATGATAATGCCCCCTTCATCACTTCACCCTCCAATGCCACCTACAAACACATCCTGCCCCACACCAGCCCTGGCCAGCAGGTGAGCAAAGTTAAGGCAGAGGACATTGACTCTGGTGTCAACGCGGAGCTGACCTACAGCATCACAGGAGGCAACCCCTTTGAGCTCTTCCAGATCTCCCCGCACAGTGGAGACATCACCCTGGAGAAGGAGATCCTGCGCAAGCACCATGGCCTGCACCGCTTGGTAGTGCGCGTCAACGACAAGGGCAAACCctcgcggcacggcacggcactggTGCACTTCTACGTCAACGAGACTCTGGCCAACCGCACGTTGCTGGACACGCTGGTGGGGCACAGTCTAGACACACCACTTGACATAGACATCGCTGGAGACCCTGAATATGAGCGCAGCAAGCAGCGAAGCAACATCCTCTTCGGAGTCATCGCCGGCATCGTGGCCGTCACCCTGGTCATCGTGCTGGTCGTCCTGGTGCGCTACTGCCGGCAGCGGGAGGCCAAAAGCGGCTACCAGGCAGGCAAAAAGGAGACCAAGGACCTGTATGCACCCAAGCAGGCCAGCAAAAGCGGTAAGAGCAAGAGCAAGGTGAAGAAGAGCAAGTCTCCAAAGCCGCCCAAGCCcacagaggatgaggaagagacaGGGCTGCAGAAATCACTCAAGTTCAACCTCATGAATGACTCTGTCAGTGACAGCCCCCGAATCCACCTGCCCCTCAACTACCCGCCGGGCAGCCCAGACCTGGGTCGCCACTACCGCTCCAACTCACCGCTGCCCTCCATCCAGCTGCAGCCTCAGTCGCCCTCTGCCTCTAAGAAGCACCAAGTGGTGCAGGACCTGCCAGCCACCAACACCTTTGTTGGCACCGGGGACAACAACTCAACAGGATCCGAGCAGTACTCGGACTACAGCTACCGCACCAACCCCCAGAAATACACCAACAAGCAG